Proteins co-encoded in one Nitrospiraceae bacterium genomic window:
- a CDS encoding ferritin family protein, with protein MTAIELAVKMETDAIKFYKEAADKTKNPIGKKMFLSIMADEERHLEMLSKIFKGLDISNSDTTPMRNIKTIFELMKDAMLKRVEATNYELDAFKVSMTMENEGINFYKKALSEAKKEKEKLLFKRLISEEEEHYNIFSNTYSFMLDTGNWFMWDEHSIVDGGTPWA; from the coding sequence ATGACTGCAATTGAATTGGCAGTGAAAATGGAAACTGATGCAATAAAATTTTACAAAGAAGCAGCGGACAAAACAAAAAATCCCATAGGGAAAAAGATGTTTCTGAGTATAATGGCTGATGAAGAAAGGCATCTTGAAATGCTTTCAAAAATATTTAAGGGTTTGGATATATCTAATTCAGATACCACCCCCATGAGAAATATTAAAACAATATTTGAATTAATGAAAGATGCGATGCTGAAAAGGGTGGAGGCAACTAACTATGAACTTGATGCATTCAAGGTTTCTATGACAATGGAGAATGAAGGAATAAATTTTTATAAAAAAGCCTTGTCAGAGGCAAAAAAAGAAAAAGAAAAACTTTTATTTAAAAGGCTGATCAGCGAGGAAGAGGAACATTATAATATTTTTTCTAATACATATTCATTCATGTTGGATACTGGGAACTGGTTTATGTGGGATGAACACAGTATTGTGGACGGCGGTACTCCGTGGGCATAA